The Candidatus Limnocylindrales bacterium genomic sequence TCCCAGGAACGGTAAGCGGTTATACGACGCCCGCCCCGTTATCCCAACGGTGTTTCGGCCTGCGTCAATCGGCCATCCAGTTCCCATGGAACCCGAACGGGACCCGGCAGGGGAGATGGATGGTCGCGACCGGCTGCGCGGCGAACCGCTGCGCGTCAAGAATGACGAGATCCGAGCGGTCTCGCGTGGCATCGTAGACGAACGACAGCAGCCAGCCGCCGTCTTCTTCGCGCGACGACGGATCGGGCGCGAACGCCGCTTCGCCCGGATAACGGCCGGGTCCGAAATCGTGCTCGCTCGTCGAGCCGCTGACGAGGTCATACTTGAGAAGCGACGTCGCCTCGTCGTCCTTCGACGACAGGTTGCGCACCGCGTATCCGTAGCGATGCCTGCGCCCGCAGAGACGGTCGTCGATGCGGGGGA encodes the following:
- a CDS encoding carotenoid oxygenase family protein gives rise to the protein TGSVRWFNVDPCYVFHPLNAYEDAGRITVEVARYPELWRAGTAKFDLASLHRWELDLASGTATETPIDDRPIEFPRIDDRLCGRRHRYGYAVRNLSSKDDEATSLLKYDLVSGSTSEHDFGPGRYPGEAAFAPDPSSREEDGGWLLSFVYDATRDRSDLVILDAQRFAAQPVATIHLPCRVPFGFHGNWMAD